The Candidatus Saccharibacteria bacterium oral taxon 955 DNA segment ATTATTTTTAAGTATATCGCTTATTTTTAGGGTTTACAACGCTGTTTTAGTTGGCTATAATTCTTAGTGTACCGTTTCGGTATCTCAATATAACACTACAGGTTAAAATAAAGCATTAGCTAAAATGTTTCTATAAAGATTCGGGCGGTAGGCCCGTTTTTTTTAAAACTCCTAGAGTCTTCTATTTGCAGTAAAAACAACAGACTCTTTTAGCTGAATCTACTTTTGATTGTATGTTATTCTCCTGTAATGTTAGCTGCAGTATACTATCTAACGCTCAATATAGTAGGATCATTCTCTGGTTTGCTAGAGGATGGTTTGCTATCATTTACGCTTGATTCGCGTATGATGCGAGGTCGGTTTGGCTCTTGTTGAGTATCGCTACTGCCCGATGGCTTACGCTTGCGGGTTCGTGTACGTTTTTTCTTTGGTTTTTCGGTTACGCTATTGGAATTATTGATCGGTGCGTCAGGCTGGTCGCTAGTTTTTGGCTCTGTACTTGGTTGCTTCTTTTGGTCTCTTGCTTCTTTTAAGGCGACGTTGACTTCATCGGGTGTGATGTTGCTGATGGGCCATGTTTTGCCCTGAGCGAGCATCGCTGCTTCCTTTGCACGACGCTCAGCCTCACGTTGCTCTGGTGATTTTGGCGGTGTGTAGGCGGGGCCAGGACGCTTAACAACGAGATTTTCTGGAGGTAGGATGCGTTTTGAAATATCCTCCTCGATCTCTTGACGGTTGCGGGCGTAGTTTTCTCGCGTATGTTGGATAATCCTACCAGTGTTATCGTCTTGGGCGGGTGGTAGGTTGAGGGTTTTTGCGCTAAATGCTGGAGCTTTTTCGCCGTTGATTACCATATTTATGATGAAATTACGGTTGTGCATCTGCAAGAGGTCGTTTGGCTCGAACTGTGGTTCAAATTGTTTGGCTAGAATTGGGCTGTCGTCGGCTGAGACACGAAAGCTGATCATCGTACCGACGTTACCAAAGACGGCGTCGCGCACAGAATCTTGCATTTGTGAAATGTATTGGTTGGCGACGGTGAGATTGAGTCCATATTTGCGTGCCTCAGATAGAATCGTAGCGAAAGAATCGGTCGCGAAGTTTTGAAACTCGTCCACGTACAGATAAAATGGTCGACGGTCTTTGATGTCTGGTATATCCGAACGGCTCATGGCGGCGAGCTGGATCTTGGTGACCAGGAACGACCCTAGGATTCCAGCATTATCCTCACCGATTAGACCCTTGCTGAGGTTGACGACGAGAATCTTGCCCTCGTCCATAATTTGGCGGATATTGAACGTTGATTTTGGCTGGCCGATGATGTTGCGGATAACTGGATTAGCAGTGAAAGCGCCAACCTTGTTTAGTACTGGGGCAATCGCTTCAGCCTGAAACTTATCAGTCCAGCTGGCAAATTCAACATTCCAAAATTGCAAAACGACAGTATCTGTACAGTAACTGAGGGTTTCTTTGCGGAACTTCTTGTCGGTCAACATGCGAGTAATGTCGAGCATGGTAGTCTCGGGTCGGTCGAGTAAGGCTAGTATCGTGTATCGCAAAATATACTCGAGACGTGGACCCCATGAATCACCGAACATGCGCTTCAACACGCCAATCACTTCAGAGCTAATATTGGTTTTTTGCGACGGGTTGGTGACTTCTAGAGGATTAAATCCAAGTGGATACTGCGTATCGGCAGGGTTAAAATAAACGACATCCTTTAGGCGTGAGCCAGGCACGAATCGCATATTGTTTATCGCAAAGTCGCCGTGAGGGTCGATAATCGCGTAGCCCTGACCGTGAAATATATCAGATAGCGCAAATAACTCTAGAAGTCCTGATTTACCTGCTCCTGTTTGTCCGATGATATAGACGTGGCGTGAACGGTCATAGCGTAACATGCCGAACTGATGGTTGATGCCACGGAAGTTAGTCATGCCAAAGGCGGAAATATTTTCATCATGAGCTGGGTCGCCAGTTAGAATCGGAAGTTTGGCTGGCGGCTCGGCGGTTTTTGTGCTTGCCCAGACGATATTTGGTGTTTCAACGTTGGTGTGCGGTAGGTGGAATACCGAAGCGACTTCCTCGATATTCATGAGATACCCTCTATCGGCAAACAGGCGGGTCTTGTATTTGGCGAGAGATTCTTTGGCGAAGCTGTCATGGGATTGTTTGAAACCGTTGAGGTTTGTCGAGTTAAATTGCTTGAACGTACCTACGATACCTTGCATACGAAGTTTGGCATCGGAGGTATTTTCTCCGAGGTATGCGAGACGGATTTTTACCTGGTAGCCCAGCTTTGTCGCTTTTTTTTCGGCCTCAGCGATACGGGTTTTGTCGCGTTCAGAAATTTCCGCTGCACTACCAGTCCCCTGCTCTGGTGGTGCCCATAGTAATTCAAACAGTCCAGTGACCCATTTCATGCCACCATCACCAAATAGATTAAAGCCACCACTTTTGACGGCTTTTATCCAGGCGTCAGAGGCCTTGTGCCAATCGTCTCTTACAGGTCGAATTAACATCTGAATCCAAATTTCTTCTTCGGTGTCCTCTAGCTTGGCGAGCGTGCCAGTGATACCAGCCAGCGGGTCGACCTCAAAACTCTGAAATGTTTTGATGGGCAAGAACTCTTTGTCGGTCAGAACGATTTCTGAAGTGTAGACGACGCTGTGATGACGTTCGTGCGCCACATAATCTTCATCTGTGGCGTGAATTTGGACCTGAGGGTATTGAGCGTAGATCTGTCCTTCGACAAAGTTTTGAAGCGATTTTGGTGTCCAGACATAAAACTGAATACGTCCACCGACTGAAGCGATTTCAAAACTGAGATGTTCTTGGTATCCGCCGTTAGCTTTTAGTTCTTTGGCGTCGCGCAAGATGCCGTGTAGTGACGCAAACATCTGCTCAGCAGCGAGCTCGGATTTGTCGTTGGTTTTTGGAATCTCTAGCATCAATAAGACGCTGTCGACATTTCTGACTACGTCAACGCGCTGATAGTTTCGCCACGTCATGTAGCCTAAAGTCGCTACAATTGGCAGCCAAACGTACCACTGGAGAATTATATTGATGAAGTCGACGATAATTGACATAATTTATTCTATTACATTATATCATACCTCTGTAAAAAAAGCAAGAGTAAGCATGATTGTTTTGGATAACTAAAGCCCGCCTGGCTTAGTGCGGCGGGCTTAAAATCATTAGTTTAGTCCGGGAGCTAGTTTGTTTCCAGCTCGGCGAGAGTGTACGTCGCTTTGGCGACACGCTTAAACTCTGGTTTACTCTGGAGATTGAGTAAAATTGTCGTTTCTTTGACCTGACGGCTCTTTAGTACACGCTTGACGATTTCATCGCGATGTAGTGGCTCGCCAGCTTTTTTGAGAACCTTTGTGATGATATCAGAAACAGTTCCCTTGCTGTAGCCCCAGCTGTCTAGGGCGTAAATGCCACGACCAATCAGCACGAAGCGCTTATCTTTAATCAGCTCGTTATGAATAGCCTGAGTAGTGACGTCTTTGCGCTTGAAGTCGCTATCTTTGATAAATTTAGCAATCTCAGAAAAGTGCATTGGCTTGCCATTGTCAGCGAGGATGACGTAGATTTTGTCGCGAATATTCTTTGGATTAACGGTCGGCCATTTGACGAGACCCCAGACGTCTTTGAGGCTGGCTAAGCCCTTTGAGAGGCTGGCAAGCGCGCGAACCTGGCTAGGGCTTTCGTAATTGAGCATGCCGTGAAGCGTTTCAATATCAACTGGTTCGCCATGTTTTTTGATAGTTTTGACGATCTCGTCGACTGAGCCACGGATTTTTTTCTCGTCACCATTTTCGGCGATGCCGACACCTTGGTAGTAGTTGTCATTTTCGTTGATAACGACTAGTTTCGGAGATAGCTCACCAACAAATGCGATACGTGCTTTTGTCTCGATGGTAGGCATATTCCCTACCATGCGCGTAGCTACGTCCTGCACACGGCCAACACGACCATTCTCAGATAGATCACGAACAATGAGGCGTTCGATTTCGTGTACGGCTGGAATTTTACCCTCGTCTGCGGCGATTTTCAGACGAATCAAGATGGCTTTTTCGAGCTGGCGAACACGCTCGCGAGTGATACTGAGTAGTTCACCGATTTGCTCTAGCGTTTCGCGTCGCTCAAATAGGCCAAAACGGCGTGTAATAATTTCACGCTCACGCTCCTGATCGATAGCTTTTAGTATCTCTTGCACGGCACTCTTTAGGGTTGCTGCAGTATCGCTTTTTGCAGTATCGCTCATCGGTAGAACTCTCCGCTCCCTTTGCCTCACCTAAGGGAAAATTATATAAAAATTAATATTCAGTCTGGTTACATTATGATACATTTTTTGGAAATGTCAACCCCCAAACTTTGCTACATTTATTGTACCACAATATCGACGCTTATGGTAAATACTTTTTTGAGACTTTTTTTGCTATAGAACCATGGTCAAGCTAGCCATACTTCACCGAGCTGTCAACTTTAACACCTTGAAACCAGAAAAAATTCCACAAATAATGTCGAAAATATTACACCATAAAATCAATGAATTACCTATATTCCACAGGCAATTCATTGATTTAGCATAGACTGTTGGTCATCTTGATGCTTGAGATCGGACGTCTGCGTTAGGCTTAATGCTGCCAAACATAGCCTCATAATCGAGTCTTTCGGGTTGTGCGGTGAGAAGACTTTGGTTTTAGGCTTTTTTGCTACCTCGACGAGGTGCACGACGTGTTTTGCCACGAGCGGATTTGGCCGGGGCTTCGTCTAGTAGCTTCTTGGCCTCCGTCTCAGTGAGTGTAGTGGGGTCGATATCTTTTGGTATTTTGGCGTTCTTTTTGCCGTCGGTGACATATGGGCCAAATCGCCCTCTTAGAACCTTGATTTCACCAAAATCAGCAATATTTTTTTCGGCTTCGGCTTTGAGTTTTTCGGCATAGAGCGTCTTGGCTGTGTCTAGATCGATGTCGTGCGGGTCGTGGTCTTTTATAGATATAAATAGCTTGCCTACCTGGATATATGGGCCAAATCGCCCGATATTCGCCTTGATGTCTTGACCATCGTCGGCTTGCCCGACAAGTCTAGGCAGCTTAAACGCCTCGAGAGCTTGTTCGAGTGTAACAGTTTCGATCTTTGCTCCGCGTGGCATTGGGGCAAACTGTGGTTTTTCAGAGTCGTCGGATGCACCCAGCTGGAGCATTGGGCCGAAACGGCCAAATCGCGCCAGGATAGTTTTTCCAGTCTTTGGGTCGACGCCAATCTCCCGGCTATTGCCGACAGTTGATCGGTCAATCGAGCCAGAGCCTTCGATAAGCTCATGAAACGGCTCATAAAAATCTCTTAGCATAGTGTTGCGCGCTAGCCTGTTCGTAGCGATATCATCAAAATGTGCCTCAACCTTTGAGGTGAAATCATAGTCAACGATTTGATCAAAATGATTCGACAAAAAGTCACTAATCAGCTCTCCAGATGGCGTCGGGACGAGCTTACCACGATTAGAGCCGGTCTTTTCTTGGATAACCTCTCGATCGACCTCTCCGTCAATTAGCTGGAGCACGATAATGTCTCTAGGTGTCCCCTCGGACTCGCCACGTTCTGCATAGCCTCGGGCCTGTACGGTGTTGATGATGGTCGCATAGGTTGACGGGCGCCCGATACCTAGCTCTTCGAGTTTTTTGACCAGCGACCCTTCGGTGTAGCGTGCTGGCGGGCGTGAAAATACCTGTCGTGCTTCAACACTATATTGCTGAAGTGTATCGCCGGATGAAACTGCTGGTAATAGTGTGTCGTCTTTGCTGCCATAGACTCGCAAAAAGCCGTCAAACACGACAACTTGTCCCTTTGCCTCAAAAACGAGTTTTTTGTTTTTTTCGCTTGATTGCTCGGTCTTACTGATGGTGATCGTAACTGTCGTATTCTCAAGCTTGGCTGGCGCCATCTGGCTTGCTAAGGTTCGGCGACGGATCAGGTCATAGAGTTTTTGGTCGTATTCATTACCGCTGACAGATTCACGGGTTATGTCGGTTGGGCGAATTGCCTCATGGGCCTCTTGGGCGCTTGCTGATTTGGTCTTGAACTTACGTACATGACTATACTCGATACCGTAGAGGCATTTGACTAGATCGGCTGTCGAGGCAATCGCCTGGCTAGATAGTGTTACGCTGTCGGTACGCATGTAGGTGATGCGCCCCTCTTGGTAGAGTTTCTGAGCGCTTGTCATCGTAGCCTTGCTACTCATGCCAAGCTTGGAGTTTGCCTCTTGTTGCAAAGTACTGGTAGTGAAAGGCGCAGATGGGTTGCGGGTTGATGGACTCTTGGTGATATCGCTCACGGTATATGTCGCACCGACGAGTCCCTCCAGGAACTCAGTTGCTTCTTTTTCGGTGTCAAATCGTTGTTTTAGCTCGGCGTTGAACTCTTGTCCGTCGTGAATAAATATAGCGGTAACCTTGAATTGCGCGCTAGAGTTAAAAGCCTCGATCTCACGCTCTCGTTCCACCAGTAGTCGCACCGCTGGACTCTGGACTCGTCCAGCCGATTTTCCGCCTGGGACTTTTCGCCACACAACAGGACTAAGCTCAAATCCAACCACACGGTCTAGGATTTGTCTGGCCTGCTGGGCTTCAACAAGTTTCATGTCGACAGTGCGCGGATGTTTGATAGCTTCTTCGATCGCTGGTTTTGTGATTTCGTGAAAAACAATTCGCTTAGTCGTGGCTGGATCTAGCTTGAGAACCTCACAAAGATGCCAGGCGATTGCCTCTCCTTCTCGGTCTTCATCGGTAGCCAGCCAGACGTTAGCGGGGCCGACTGCTTTGACTTGTTTTTTGAGCTCGCTGATAACTTTTTTCTTTTCTGGATCGATTTCATAGGTAGTGGCAAATCCGTTTTTGACATCGATCGGTGGTGTGCCATCCTTGGTTTTTTTGGGAATTGACCGAATATGACCGACGCTTGACAATACATGAAAGTCATTGCCCAGATATTTTTCAATGGTTTTTGCTTTGGCTGGTGACTCGACTATGACGAGATTTTTCATAACCTCATATTATACCAAATTGTCTCGCTACCACAATCACCGAAAGCACTTTTTCGGTAATTCTGGTAGCGAGGACAGAGAGATGAGTCTGCCCTCGGGGGGTGAGATCAGGCTTCTTGCTGCCTAATCTCCTCTTCTATCTTTTTCCAGAGCCAGTTGGCTCTTTCGGTTGACTGCCTCGCG contains these protein-coding regions:
- a CDS encoding type IV secretion system DNA-binding domain-containing protein, which translates into the protein MSIIVDFINIILQWYVWLPIVATLGYMTWRNYQRVDVVRNVDSVLLMLEIPKTNDKSELAAEQMFASLHGILRDAKELKANGGYQEHLSFEIASVGGRIQFYVWTPKSLQNFVEGQIYAQYPQVQIHATDEDYVAHERHHSVVYTSEIVLTDKEFLPIKTFQSFEVDPLAGITGTLAKLEDTEEEIWIQMLIRPVRDDWHKASDAWIKAVKSGGFNLFGDGGMKWVTGLFELLWAPPEQGTGSAAEISERDKTRIAEAEKKATKLGYQVKIRLAYLGENTSDAKLRMQGIVGTFKQFNSTNLNGFKQSHDSFAKESLAKYKTRLFADRGYLMNIEEVASVFHLPHTNVETPNIVWASTKTAEPPAKLPILTGDPAHDENISAFGMTNFRGINHQFGMLRYDRSRHVYIIGQTGAGKSGLLELFALSDIFHGQGYAIIDPHGDFAINNMRFVPGSRLKDVVYFNPADTQYPLGFNPLEVTNPSQKTNISSEVIGVLKRMFGDSWGPRLEYILRYTILALLDRPETTMLDITRMLTDKKFRKETLSYCTDTVVLQFWNVEFASWTDKFQAEAIAPVLNKVGAFTANPVIRNIIGQPKSTFNIRQIMDEGKILVVNLSKGLIGEDNAGILGSFLVTKIQLAAMSRSDIPDIKDRRPFYLYVDEFQNFATDSFATILSEARKYGLNLTVANQYISQMQDSVRDAVFGNVGTMISFRVSADDSPILAKQFEPQFEPNDLLQMHNRNFIINMVINGEKAPAFSAKTLNLPPAQDDNTGRIIQHTRENYARNRQEIEEDISKRILPPENLVVKRPGPAYTPPKSPEQREAERRAKEAAMLAQGKTWPISNITPDEVNVALKEARDQKKQPSTEPKTSDQPDAPINNSNSVTEKPKKKRTRTRKRKPSGSSDTQQEPNRPRIIRESSVNDSKPSSSKPENDPTILSVR
- the topA gene encoding type I DNA topoisomerase translates to MKNLVIVESPAKAKTIEKYLGNDFHVLSSVGHIRSIPKKTKDGTPPIDVKNGFATTYEIDPEKKKVISELKKQVKAVGPANVWLATDEDREGEAIAWHLCEVLKLDPATTKRIVFHEITKPAIEEAIKHPRTVDMKLVEAQQARQILDRVVGFELSPVVWRKVPGGKSAGRVQSPAVRLLVEREREIEAFNSSAQFKVTAIFIHDGQEFNAELKQRFDTEKEATEFLEGLVGATYTVSDITKSPSTRNPSAPFTTSTLQQEANSKLGMSSKATMTSAQKLYQEGRITYMRTDSVTLSSQAIASTADLVKCLYGIEYSHVRKFKTKSASAQEAHEAIRPTDITRESVSGNEYDQKLYDLIRRRTLASQMAPAKLENTTVTITISKTEQSSEKNKKLVFEAKGQVVVFDGFLRVYGSKDDTLLPAVSSGDTLQQYSVEARQVFSRPPARYTEGSLVKKLEELGIGRPSTYATIINTVQARGYAERGESEGTPRDIIVLQLIDGEVDREVIQEKTGSNRGKLVPTPSGELISDFLSNHFDQIVDYDFTSKVEAHFDDIATNRLARNTMLRDFYEPFHELIEGSGSIDRSTVGNSREIGVDPKTGKTILARFGRFGPMLQLGASDDSEKPQFAPMPRGAKIETVTLEQALEAFKLPRLVGQADDGQDIKANIGRFGPYIQVGKLFISIKDHDPHDIDLDTAKTLYAEKLKAEAEKNIADFGEIKVLRGRFGPYVTDGKKNAKIPKDIDPTTLTETEAKKLLDEAPAKSARGKTRRAPRRGSKKA